The Pyrus communis chromosome 2, drPyrComm1.1, whole genome shotgun sequence genome includes a window with the following:
- the LOC137726269 gene encoding cellulose synthase-like protein D4 produces MSTSQNGEPSKKAIKTPGGSGSSQDKANSSGQTVKFARRTSSGRYVNLSREDLDMSDELSGDYMNYTVHIPPTPDNQPMDTSVAVKAEEQYVSNSLFTGGFNSVTRAHLMDKVIDSEVTHPQMAGAKGSACMMPSCDGKVMKDERGVDITPCDCRFKICRDCYLDAQNDTGLCPGCKEQYKVGDDYDEPSDYNSRTLQLPGPDGKRDNMSVMKRNQTGEFDHNRWLFETNGTYGIGNAFYPKDDGYGDGGGDCFVGGSLDADDKPWKPLSRVLPIPAAIISPYRLLIFVRLIVLCLFLHWRIVNPNNDARWLWLMSIICEIWFAFAWILDQTPKFFPINRLTDLEVLHDKFDMPTPSNPMGRSDLPGIDIFVSTADPDVEPPLTTANTILSILAVDYPVEKLACYVSDDGAALLTFEAMAEAASFADLWVPFCRKHNIEPRNPESYFARKVDPTKNKSSLDFVKDRRKIKREYDEFKVRINGLPDSIRRRSDAFHAREEMKQLKHMRENATDPLEQVKITRATWMADGTHWPGAWAVPSHDHAKADHSAVLQVMLKPPSPDPLMGNADDDKLIDFTDVDIRLPMFVYMSREKRPGYDPNKKAGAMNSLVRASAILSNGPFILNLDCDHYINNCKAIREGMCFMMDRGGENICYIQFPQRFDGIDPSDRYANHNTVFFDGTMRALDGLQGPLYVGTGTMFRRFALYGFDPPNSKKLPVKKDAVKQGEPLTQSNTQPLTANDFDPDLDTNLLPKRFGNSKMLAESIPVAEYQGRPLADHPAVKFGRPPGILRVPRDPLDATAVAEAVSAISCWYEDKTEWGDHLGWIYGPVTEDVVTGYKMHNRGWRSVYCVTKRDAFRGSASINLTDRLHQVLRWATGSVEIFYSRNNAFLASLRLKFLQRIAYINLGVYPFTSIFLIVYCFLPALCLFTGQFIVANLSITFLIYLLIITICLIALAILEVKWSGIELEEWWRNEQFWLISGTSSHLAAVVAGLLKVMGGIEIYSTSTSKPAGEDNDDIYADLYLVKWTSLMIPPIVIGMVNLIAIAVAISREIYALNPQWAKLIRGVFFSFWVLAHLYPFAKGLMGRRGKTPTIVFVWSGLIAITLSLLWVAINPPAPGAAGVAGAGFQFP; encoded by the exons ATGTCAACTTCCCAGAACGGAGAGCCGTCAAAGAAGGCGATAAAAACCCCAGGGGGTTCTGGTAGCTCTCAAGACAAAGCTAATTCGAGTGGCCAAACTGTTAAGTTTGCACGAAGAACTTCAAGTGGACGGTATGTGAATCTGTCAAGAGAAGACCTTGATATGTCAGACGAATTATCCGGGGACTATATGAACTACACAGTTCATATTCCTCCCACCCCGGATAACCAGCCCATGGACACATCCGTGGCTGTCAAGGCAGAGGAGCAATATGTTTCAAATTCTTTGTTTACCGGTGGGTTCAATAGCGTGACTCGTGCGCATCTCATGGATAAGGTGATTGATTCAGAGGTGACTCATCCTCAGATGGCTGGAGCCAAAGGCTCTGCATGTATGATGCCTTCTTGTGATGGTAAGGTGATGAAGGATGAGAGAGGAGTTGATATAACCCCTTGTGATTGCCG GTTCAAAATCTGTAGAGATTGTTACTTGGATGCACAGAACGACACTGGCCTTTGTCCGGGCTGCAAGGAGCAATACAAAGTAGGAGACGATTATGATGAGCCATCAGATTACAACAGTAGAACGCTGCAATTGCCTGGCCCTGATGGAAAAAGGGATAACATGTCTGTGATGAAGAGGAACCAAACGGGAGAATTTGATCACAATAGGTGGTTGTTTGAGACCAACGGGACGTATGGTATTGGCAATGCTTTCTATCCCAAAGATGACGGGTACGGTGATGGAGGTGGTGATTGCTTTGTAGGGGGCTCGCTGGATGCAGATGACAAGCCTTGGAAGCCCCTCAGCAGGGTATTGCCGATCCCAGCTGCCATTATCAGCCCCTACAG GTTACTGATCTTCGTTCGATTAATCGTGCTATGTTTGTTCCTGCATTGGAGAATAGTCAATCCAAACAATGATGCAAGATGGCTGTGGCTCATGTCGATTATCTGCGAAATATGGTTCGCCTTCGCTTGGATTCTTGATCAGACTCCAAAGTTTTTCCCCATTAATCGTCTGACCGATCTTGAAGTCCTCCACGACAAGTTTGACATGCCAACACCATCCAATCCAATGGGCCGGTCTGACCTCCCTGGCATTGACATCTTTGTATCCACTGCTGATCCTGACGTGGAGCCACCTCTCACCACTGCCAACACCATCCTTTCAATCCTAGCCGTTGATTACCCGGTTGAAAAGTTAGCATGCTACGTCTCTGATGATGGAGCTGCCCTCCTCACCTTCGAGGCAATGGCGGAGGCTGCTAGTTTCGCGGACTTGTGGGTCCCCTTCTGCCGGAAGCACAACATTGAGCCAAGGAATCCTGAGAGTTACTTCGCGAGGAAAGTTGACCCAACAAAGAACAAGAGTAGTCTGGACTTTGTGAAGGATAGGAGGAAGATCAAGAGGGAGTATGATGAGTTCAAGGTGAGGATCAACGGGCTACCCGATTCGATCAGGAGGCGGTCCGATGCTTTCCATGCCAGGGAGGAAATGAAGCAGTTGAAGCATATGAGGGAGAATGCAACTGACCCTTTGGAGCAAGTCAAAATCACCAGGGCTACATGGATGGCTGATGGCACACACTGGCCTGGTGCTTGGGCTGTTCCTTCACATGACCATGCCAAAGCTGACCATTCAGCAGTTCTTCAG GTGATGTTGAAGCCTCCTAGTCCTGACCCCCTTATGGGAAATGCCGATGATGATAAGCTCATAGATTTCACAGATGTGGATATACGCCTCCCGATGTTTGTCTACATGTCGCGAGAAAAGCGGCCAGGCTATGATCCCAACAAGAAAGCTGGCGCCATGAATTCGCTGGTGAGAGCATCCGCCATCTTGTCGAATGGCCCTTTTATTCTCAACCTTGACTGTGATCACTACATCAACAACTGCAAAGCTATCCGTGAAGGGATGTGCTTCATGATGGACAGAGGCGGTGAAAACATCTGCTACATTCAGTTTCCTCAGAGATTCGATGGCATTGATCCCTCAGATCGATATGCCAATCACAACACCGTGTTTTTCGATGGCACAATGCGTGCGCTTGATGGTTTGCAG GGTCCGCTGTATGTGGGAACCGGGACCATGTTCCGGCGTTTTGCCTTGTACGGTTTTGATCCACCAAATTCTAAGAAATTGCCGGTGAAGAAGGATGCTGTGAAACAAGGAGAGCCTTTGACACAGTCGAATACCCAACCTTTGACAGCCAATGACTTCGATCCGGATCTTGACACCAATCTACTTCCAAAGCGTTTTGGAAATTCGAAAATGCTGGCGGAATCCATACcggttgctgagtaccaaggcCGACCCCTAGCTGATCATCCTGCAGTGAAATTTGGACGGCCTCCTGGCATTCTCAGAGTTCCTCGTGATCCGCTCGATGCCACTGCTGTTGCTGAAGCTGTCTCTGCCATTTCTTGCTG GTACGAGGACAAGACCGAATGGGGAGACCATTTGGGGTGGATTTACGGGCCAGTGACTGAAGATGTGGTGACAGGGTACAAAATGCACAACCGAGGATGGCGTTCGGTGTACTGCGTTACCAAGCGTGACGCATTTCGAGGATCAGCGTCCATTAATCTCACTGATCGACTCCACCAAGTACTCCGTTGGGCAACAGGCTCTGTCGAAATTTTCTACTCTCGGAACAATGCCTTCCTCGCCTCATTGCGCCTCAAGTTCCTACAGCGTATTGCCTACATCAATCTCGGTGTCTACCCTTTCACCTCGATCTTTCTCATCGTGTACTGCTTCCTGCCTGCGCTCTGTCTCTTCACAGGACAGTTCATCGTGGCGAATCTCAGCATCACGTTTTTGATCTACTTGCTAATCATCACCATATGCCTCATTGCTCTGGCCATCCTGGAGGTGAAGTGGTCAGGGATCGAGTTGGAAGAGTGGTGGCGAAACGAGCAGTTTTGGCTCATCTCCGGAACCAGCTCTCACTTGGCTGCGGTTGTGGCAGGGCTTCTAAAAGTGATGGGAGGGATTGAAATTTACTCTACCTCGACGTCCAAGCCAGCTGGAGAGGACAACGATGATATATATGCTGACCTCTACCTTGTGAAGTGGACTTCCCTCATGATCCCTCCAATTGTGATTGGAATGGTGAACCTAATCGCCATTGCCGTCGCGATTTCAAGGGAGATTTATGCTCTGAATCCTCAGTGGGCGAAGCTGATCCGCGGTGTGTTCTTCAGCTTTTGGGTTTTGGCTCACTTGTATCCTTTTGCCAAGGGTTTAAtgggaagaagagggaagacgCCTACCATTGTGTTTGTTTGGTCAGGTCTCATTGCCATTACACTTTCCTTGCTCTGGGTCGCCATTAACCCGCCAGCTCCTGGTGCTGCTGGCGTTGCAGGAGCCGGGTTCCAATTTCCGTGA